The following proteins are co-located in the Bradyrhizobium barranii subsp. barranii genome:
- a CDS encoding DUF3024 domain-containing protein has translation MTLSEFEIKRCEKMVAEFVQRRRPRPHVRHQVDLTFRIDDQSVEIYEVRPHWKDASRKIENPIAKATYNKSARNWKVFWQRADLKWHGYEPNLTVPSIEAFLDVVEKDEHACFFG, from the coding sequence TTGACGCTCTCAGAATTCGAGATCAAACGCTGCGAGAAGATGGTTGCCGAATTCGTCCAGAGGCGACGACCACGACCGCACGTCCGCCACCAAGTCGACCTGACATTCCGTATCGATGACCAGAGTGTCGAGATTTACGAGGTCCGCCCCCATTGGAAGGATGCAAGCAGGAAGATCGAGAATCCCATCGCCAAAGCGACGTACAACAAGAGCGCTCGCAATTGGAAGGTCTTCTGGCAACGAGCGGACCTCAAGTGGCACGGCTACGAGCCAAATCTGACGGTGCCGTCAATTGAAGCCTTCTTGGATGTTGTAGAGAAGGACGAACATGCCTGCTTCTTCGGCTAG
- a CDS encoding IS110 family RNA-guided transposase, which produces METIITVGLDLAKSIFQVHGIAENGKVLVRRTLRRSQVLPFFRSLPACLVGMEACGTAHYWANAISEFGHTVRLMPPAYVKAYVKRNKTDAADAEAICEAVSRPTMRFVPVKSPEEQAAGMVLKTRELLVRQRSQTANAMRAHMAELGIIAATGMTSIAKLVAVLRDDQDRRLPASARAALLEMAEQIESLTTRIDMLDTKIVAAVKADDAARRLTTIPGVGPIIAATVRAVVQDPAAFRTGRDLAAWIGITPRANSSGGKERLGKISKQGNKQLRTLLIVGATSILKQARRGVKLPAWVVSIIARRPYKVAAVALANKMARIIWALLVKGGTYQSPTTPVTA; this is translated from the coding sequence ATGGAGACGATTATCACGGTGGGTTTGGATTTGGCCAAATCGATCTTTCAAGTTCACGGCATCGCCGAAAACGGGAAAGTCCTGGTCCGTCGCACATTGCGGCGATCGCAGGTTCTGCCCTTCTTTCGGAGCCTTCCAGCTTGCTTGGTAGGGATGGAGGCCTGCGGGACGGCCCATTACTGGGCGAACGCGATCAGCGAATTCGGCCACACCGTCCGCTTGATGCCGCCTGCCTATGTGAAAGCTTACGTCAAGCGAAACAAGACCGACGCAGCCGATGCAGAGGCGATCTGCGAAGCCGTGTCGCGCCCGACAATGCGCTTCGTGCCCGTCAAATCACCTGAGGAGCAAGCTGCCGGGATGGTTTTGAAGACCCGAGAGTTACTTGTTCGTCAGCGAAGCCAGACTGCGAATGCTATGCGTGCCCACATGGCGGAGCTCGGGATCATTGCCGCGACCGGCATGACCAGCATTGCCAAGCTCGTTGCCGTACTGCGCGACGATCAAGACAGACGCCTCCCTGCTTCGGCTCGAGCCGCGCTTCTGGAGATGGCCGAGCAAATCGAAAGCCTGACAACACGGATCGATATGCTCGACACCAAAATTGTCGCGGCCGTGAAGGCCGATGATGCCGCCCGTCGTCTGACGACCATTCCTGGCGTAGGCCCTATTATCGCCGCGACTGTTCGCGCCGTCGTCCAGGATCCGGCAGCCTTCCGAACAGGGCGGGATTTGGCCGCCTGGATCGGCATCACCCCAAGGGCGAACTCCAGCGGAGGGAAAGAGCGGCTCGGCAAGATCTCGAAGCAGGGCAACAAGCAGTTGCGAACTTTACTGATTGTTGGTGCGACGTCGATCCTCAAGCAGGCCCGCAGAGGCGTGAAGCTACCTGCCTGGGTCGTATCCATAATTGCGCGCCGTCCCTATAAGGTGGCCGCAGTGGCACTTGCGAACAAGATGGCGCGCATCATATGGGCGCTTCTCGTCAAGGGCGGAACCTATCAATCACCGACGACGCCGGTGACGGCTTAA